One Longimicrobium terrae DNA segment encodes these proteins:
- a CDS encoding non-ribosomal peptide synthetase, whose amino-acid sequence MDSTNAPTRSDATASPAERDGSGRKKLDLLLRLAGRLGGGGADVIRPRAAAGPAPLSFGQERMWLLHQLDPASAAYNITGAYRLASVNAPVLERALGEVVRRHEALRTTFHEVDGTVLQHAAPFAGFILPVEDLSGHMPAAREAEMIRRAGQEAVRPYDLSAGPLFRPRLLRLGDGDVLLLNLHHAVADGWSIGVLLREVSTLYAAFLEGAASPLAPPQVQYADYAAWQRERLRGDTLERHLAYWRERLAGAPALLDLPADRPRPAVQSFRGDRVALDLPADLRDRVNSLAREEDASLFMVLLAAFQMLVARYGAGDDIVVGSPMSGRGRREVEEVIGFFVNTVVLRTRLDGDPSFREVVRRVRETTLGAFEHQEVPFERLVAELQPERSLAHSPLFHVMFTTEAVPDAEGSAHRLDADSLEVQTDTAQFDLTLGISESRRGLHAWLTYSTDLFERQTADRMLTHFARVLRQGVDDPDLHLSRLRLQAGAERALVVEEWNRTERPYPRGVCIHELFAARAAAQPDAVALAWDGETVTYAELDARANRLAHHLAGLGVGPERRVGVLLDRSIHLIVSVLAILKAGGCYVPIDPEYPAERLELMLADSGIRVLLARGTPVRALPGSDLRTVPLDEADVILALYPASAPRSGVSPENLAYINYTSGSTGRPKGVMVGHREVIQLVVNSDHAPLLPGDRVAHASNPSFDAMTFEVWGALLNGATLVGVSRDVLLSGARFRRLLEEQRVTTLYLTTALLNHLSREQPGIFGGLRELLHGGQQVDADSIRYLLGTGRPGRLLHVYGPTEITAWCTCQEVRDVPAGATTVPIGGPIGNARMYVLDGALEPLPVAVPGEAYVGGDGVVRGYLDRPALTAERFVPDPFASQPGARMYRTGDRMRWRAEGTLEFVGRLDDQVKIRGFRIEPGEVESVLAAHPDVREARVIVREDQPGEKRLVAYVVGDADADTLRADLRRGLPEYMVPAAFVAVASLPLTPSGKLDVRALPAPEMVQEDRYAAPRTPVEEVLAGIWSALLGVERVGIRDNFFEMGGHSLLATRVISRVRAVLGADLPLRALFEKPTIAGLAGVVEKARREGAPALPPVVPVMRRPPLSFAQERLWFLDQMQPGSTTYNMHSALRLSGPLNAPALERALGEVVRRHEALRTVFREEDGAPVQVILPVTGFRLAMEDLSHLDETERGDEVRRRVDAEAARPFDLSAGPLFRAALLVLGEQEQVLWMGMHHAVSDGWSLGVLHRELAALYAAYADGRESPLDEPAVQYADYAVWQRQQLAGEYLERSLGWWRGRLSGAPALLELPTDRPRPAVQTFGGATLPVTVPANVLKPLRDLGHAEGATLFMVLLGAFQALLSRYGGGDDVVVGTPVSGRARGEVEELIGFFVNTLALRTDLSGDPSFREVLRRVRETTLGAFDHQEVPFEKLVAELQPERSLSHSPLFQVMFTLDAGSSASPGLSGVAVEEMGTEGGAAKFDLTLGLGAVDDGLAGALTWRTDLWDRATVERMMEHLGRVLEQVAANPAVRLSELELLGAGERRVVLEEWNRTAFRHADTRPVHERFAEWAARTPDAPAVVHGDRTLTYAELERRAGSVARRLRARVVGPDVPVGVCLERGPELVAALLGVLRAGGAYVALDPAYPAERLDAMVADSGARVLLTRRALAAALPARPGVEVADVDGWMEDDGSASTEAAEPAESTGPRSLAYVIYTSGSTGTPKAVGVEHAGLANLCAWHEAAFAVTAEDRATQLASPGFDASAWEVWPYLTRGACVEVVPDAVRADPAALRDWLVRRRVTIAFVPTPLAEPLLALPWPAETALRWLLAGGDRLATRPAAHLPFALSNNYGPTETTVVATSGQVTPEGARAPSIGRPLHNTRCYVLSPSLRPLPAGVPGELYVGGAQVARGYLGRPAMTAERFVPDPFSRDAGARMYRTGDRVRWRADGALESLGRLDAQAKIRGFRIEPGEVEAALRRHPAVRDCAVVVREDAPGDRRLAAYVVGGADPAALRAHLRRTLPDYMVPAAIVALDALPMTPGGKLDRRALPAPAAAAPAEGAVVPAGGMEARMAAVWREVLGVAAVGMEDNFFDLGGHSLLLVKLQARVAAEFGVQVPVVELFQFPTARALAGRLAHGADAGAVEEGGERGGARQAGVSRLEARRAAGRARRP is encoded by the coding sequence ATGGACAGCACGAACGCGCCGACCCGGAGCGACGCCACCGCCTCGCCCGCAGAGCGAGACGGTTCCGGACGAAAAAAACTTGACCTGCTGCTGCGCCTTGCCGGCCGGCTGGGCGGCGGAGGCGCAGACGTGATCCGCCCTCGTGCTGCGGCGGGGCCCGCGCCGCTCTCCTTCGGCCAGGAGCGCATGTGGCTGCTGCATCAACTGGATCCCGCGTCCGCCGCCTACAACATCACGGGTGCGTACCGCCTCGCCTCCGTGAACGCCCCCGTTCTGGAGCGCGCCCTGGGTGAAGTCGTACGCCGGCACGAAGCGCTGCGCACGACCTTTCACGAGGTGGACGGAACGGTCCTGCAGCACGCCGCGCCTTTCGCCGGCTTCATCCTCCCGGTGGAGGATCTTTCCGGCCATATGCCGGCGGCGCGTGAGGCAGAGATGATCCGCCGGGCCGGGCAGGAGGCTGTGCGGCCCTACGACCTTTCGGCGGGTCCGCTGTTCCGCCCGCGGCTGCTGCGCCTCGGGGACGGCGACGTGCTCCTGCTGAACCTGCACCACGCGGTGGCGGACGGGTGGAGCATTGGCGTGCTGTTGCGCGAAGTGTCGACCCTGTATGCAGCGTTTTTGGAGGGCGCCGCGTCACCGCTGGCACCGCCGCAGGTGCAGTACGCCGACTATGCGGCATGGCAGCGTGAGCGGCTTCGGGGGGACACGCTGGAGCGGCACCTGGCGTACTGGCGGGAACGCCTGGCGGGCGCGCCCGCGCTGCTTGACCTGCCCGCGGACCGCCCGCGCCCCGCCGTGCAGAGCTTTCGCGGGGACCGCGTGGCGCTCGACCTTCCCGCCGATCTCCGTGACCGGGTGAACTCGCTGGCACGGGAAGAGGACGCGAGCCTCTTCATGGTGCTGCTGGCCGCGTTCCAGATGCTGGTCGCCCGGTACGGCGCGGGCGACGACATCGTCGTAGGCAGTCCCATGTCGGGGCGCGGCCGCCGCGAAGTGGAGGAGGTGATCGGCTTTTTCGTCAACACCGTGGTCCTGCGCACCCGTCTGGACGGCGATCCGTCATTCCGCGAGGTGGTGCGTCGGGTGCGCGAAACAACCCTTGGCGCCTTTGAGCACCAGGAAGTTCCGTTCGAGCGGCTGGTGGCCGAACTCCAGCCCGAGCGCAGCCTGGCGCATTCGCCCCTCTTTCACGTGATGTTCACCACCGAGGCCGTTCCGGACGCCGAAGGGAGCGCTCATCGTCTGGACGCTGACTCGTTGGAGGTGCAGACGGATACCGCCCAGTTCGATCTGACGCTGGGGATTTCCGAGTCCCGACGCGGGCTGCATGCCTGGCTCACGTACAGCACAGATCTGTTTGAGCGGCAGACGGCGGACCGCATGCTCACGCACTTTGCGCGTGTGTTGCGGCAGGGGGTGGATGATCCGGACCTTCACCTGTCGCGGCTGCGGCTGCAGGCCGGGGCGGAGCGCGCCCTGGTGGTGGAAGAGTGGAACCGGACGGAGCGGCCGTATCCGCGTGGCGTCTGCATTCATGAGCTCTTCGCGGCGCGCGCCGCCGCGCAGCCCGATGCGGTCGCGCTGGCATGGGACGGCGAAACGGTGACCTACGCGGAACTGGACGCGCGGGCCAACCGGCTGGCGCACCACCTGGCGGGGCTCGGGGTGGGGCCGGAGCGGCGGGTCGGCGTGCTTCTGGACCGCAGCATACACCTGATCGTCTCGGTGCTGGCCATCCTCAAGGCGGGAGGGTGCTACGTTCCCATCGACCCCGAGTACCCGGCGGAGCGCCTGGAACTGATGCTCGCCGACAGCGGCATTCGCGTGCTGCTGGCCCGCGGCACTCCGGTCCGGGCTCTCCCGGGCTCAGACCTTCGCACCGTTCCGCTGGACGAGGCGGACGTCATTCTCGCGCTGTATCCGGCCAGCGCTCCCCGGAGCGGCGTGTCCCCGGAGAACCTGGCGTACATCAACTACACCAGCGGCAGCACGGGCCGGCCCAAAGGCGTCATGGTGGGTCATCGCGAGGTCATTCAACTGGTCGTGAATTCCGACCACGCGCCCCTGCTGCCGGGCGACCGCGTCGCCCATGCGTCCAACCCCAGCTTTGACGCCATGACCTTCGAGGTCTGGGGCGCGCTGCTGAACGGTGCCACGCTGGTGGGCGTTTCCAGGGACGTGCTGCTCTCAGGAGCCCGCTTCCGTCGTTTGCTGGAGGAACAGCGCGTTACCACCCTGTATCTCACGACGGCGCTCCTCAACCACCTGTCGCGCGAGCAGCCGGGGATCTTCGGGGGGCTTCGCGAACTGCTTCACGGCGGGCAGCAGGTGGATGCCGACAGCATCCGTTACCTGCTGGGCACGGGCAGGCCCGGGCGGCTGCTGCATGTGTACGGGCCGACGGAAATCACCGCCTGGTGCACGTGCCAGGAGGTCCGGGACGTACCTGCCGGCGCAACGACGGTGCCCATCGGCGGGCCGATCGGCAACGCCCGGATGTACGTGCTCGACGGCGCGCTGGAGCCGTTGCCGGTAGCCGTTCCGGGAGAAGCGTACGTGGGCGGAGACGGCGTGGTACGTGGCTACCTGGACCGCCCCGCGCTTACCGCGGAGCGCTTCGTCCCCGATCCGTTCGCGTCACAGCCGGGCGCGCGGATGTACCGCACCGGCGACCGCATGCGCTGGCGCGCGGAAGGCACGCTGGAGTTCGTGGGCCGGCTGGACGACCAGGTAAAGATCCGCGGCTTCCGCATTGAGCCGGGCGAGGTGGAAAGCGTGCTCGCCGCGCATCCGGACGTGCGCGAGGCGCGGGTCATCGTCCGCGAAGACCAGCCGGGGGAAAAGCGGCTGGTGGCGTACGTGGTGGGCGACGCGGACGCCGACACCCTGCGCGCGGACCTGCGCCGCGGGCTGCCGGAGTACATGGTGCCCGCCGCCTTCGTCGCGGTTGCCTCGCTCCCGCTGACCCCCTCCGGCAAGCTGGACGTCCGCGCGCTCCCCGCGCCGGAGATGGTGCAGGAGGACCGGTACGCGGCGCCCCGCACGCCGGTGGAAGAGGTGCTGGCGGGGATCTGGAGCGCGCTGCTGGGCGTGGAGCGGGTGGGCATCCGCGACAACTTCTTTGAGATGGGCGGCCACTCGCTGCTGGCCACCCGCGTCATTTCCCGCGTCCGCGCGGTGCTGGGGGCAGACCTTCCCCTGCGCGCGCTGTTCGAGAAGCCGACCATCGCCGGGCTCGCGGGCGTGGTGGAGAAGGCGCGGCGCGAGGGCGCTCCCGCGCTGCCGCCGGTGGTTCCCGTAATGCGCCGTCCGCCGCTCTCCTTTGCGCAGGAGCGGCTCTGGTTTCTGGACCAGATGCAGCCGGGGAGCACCACCTACAACATGCACTCCGCGCTGCGCCTGTCCGGCCCGCTGAACGCGCCCGCGCTGGAGCGTGCCCTGGGCGAAGTCGTGCGCCGGCACGAGGCGCTGCGCACCGTCTTCCGCGAGGAGGACGGGGCGCCGGTGCAGGTCATTCTCCCCGTCACCGGCTTCCGCCTCGCGATGGAAGACCTGTCGCACCTCGACGAGACGGAGCGCGGGGACGAGGTGCGGCGCCGGGTGGATGCGGAGGCCGCGCGCCCGTTCGACCTGTCCGCCGGGCCGCTCTTCCGCGCCGCGCTGCTGGTGCTCGGGGAGCAGGAGCAGGTGCTGTGGATGGGAATGCACCACGCCGTCAGCGACGGGTGGAGTCTGGGCGTGCTGCACCGCGAACTCGCCGCGCTCTACGCCGCCTACGCGGACGGGCGCGAGTCGCCGCTGGACGAACCGGCCGTGCAGTACGCGGACTACGCCGTCTGGCAGCGCCAGCAGCTCGCGGGCGAATATCTGGAGCGCAGCCTGGGCTGGTGGCGCGGCAGGCTGTCCGGCGCGCCCGCGCTGCTGGAGTTGCCGACGGACCGGCCGCGCCCCGCGGTGCAGACCTTTGGCGGCGCCACCCTCCCCGTCACCGTCCCCGCAAATGTCCTCAAGCCCCTGCGCGACCTGGGGCACGCGGAGGGCGCCACCCTGTTCATGGTGCTGCTGGGCGCGTTCCAGGCCCTGCTGTCCCGCTACGGCGGCGGGGACGACGTGGTGGTGGGCACGCCGGTCTCCGGCCGCGCGCGCGGCGAGGTGGAGGAGCTGATCGGCTTTTTCGTCAACACGCTGGCGCTGCGCACGGACCTGTCCGGCGACCCGTCGTTCCGCGAGGTGCTGCGCCGCGTGCGCGAAACCACGCTGGGCGCCTTTGATCACCAGGAAGTGCCGTTCGAAAAGCTGGTGGCCGAGCTGCAGCCGGAACGCAGCCTGAGCCATTCGCCCCTGTTTCAGGTGATGTTCACGCTGGATGCGGGGTCGTCCGCGAGCCCCGGGCTGTCCGGCGTGGCGGTGGAGGAGATGGGGACGGAGGGGGGCGCCGCCAAGTTCGACCTCACCCTGGGCCTGGGCGCGGTGGACGACGGGCTGGCGGGCGCGCTCACCTGGCGCACGGACCTGTGGGACCGCGCCACGGTGGAGCGGATGATGGAGCACCTGGGACGCGTGCTGGAGCAGGTAGCCGCCAATCCCGCGGTGCGCCTGTCGGAGCTGGAGCTGCTGGGCGCCGGGGAGCGCCGCGTGGTGCTGGAGGAGTGGAACCGCACCGCGTTCCGCCACGCCGACACCCGCCCCGTGCACGAGCGGTTCGCCGAGTGGGCCGCCCGCACCCCGGACGCCCCCGCCGTCGTGCACGGCGACCGCACGCTGACGTACGCGGAACTGGAGCGCCGCGCCGGCTCCGTCGCGCGCCGCCTGCGCGCCCGCGTCGTGGGGCCGGACGTTCCCGTGGGCGTGTGCCTGGAGCGCGGGCCGGAGCTGGTGGCGGCGCTGCTGGGCGTGCTCCGGGCCGGCGGCGCGTACGTGGCGCTGGACCCCGCGTATCCGGCGGAGCGGCTGGACGCCATGGTCGCCGATTCCGGCGCGCGCGTCCTGCTCACCCGGCGCGCGCTGGCCGCCGCGCTCCCCGCGCGCCCCGGCGTGGAGGTGGCCGACGTCGATGGATGGATGGAGGACGACGGTTCCGCATCCACCGAAGCGGCGGAGCCCGCCGAAAGCACGGGGCCGCGCAGCCTGGCGTACGTCATCTACACCTCCGGAAGCACCGGCACTCCCAAGGCCGTGGGCGTGGAGCACGCCGGGCTGGCCAACCTGTGCGCCTGGCACGAGGCCGCCTTTGCCGTCACGGCGGAGGACCGGGCGACGCAGCTGGCCAGCCCCGGCTTCGACGCGTCCGCGTGGGAGGTGTGGCCCTACCTGACGCGCGGCGCCTGCGTGGAGGTGGTTCCCGACGCCGTGCGCGCGGACCCCGCCGCCCTGCGCGACTGGCTGGTGCGCCGCCGGGTGACGATCGCCTTTGTCCCCACCCCGCTGGCGGAGCCGCTGCTGGCGCTTCCCTGGCCGGCGGAGACGGCGCTGCGCTGGCTGCTGGCCGGCGGCGACCGGCTGGCCACCCGCCCGGCCGCCCATCTCCCGTTCGCCCTCAGCAACAACTACGGGCCCACCGAAACCACCGTCGTCGCCACCTCCGGGCAGGTGACGCCGGAAGGGGCCCGCGCGCCCTCCATCGGCCGGCCGCTGCACAACACCCGGTGCTACGTGCTCTCCCCCTCGCTGCGCCCGCTCCCCGCGGGCGTCCCCGGCGAGCTGTACGTGGGCGGGGCGCAGGTGGCGCGCGGCTACCTGGGCCGCCCGGCGATGACGGCGGAGCGCTTCGTCCCCGATCCGTTTTCGCGCGACGCGGGTGCGCGCATGTACCGCACGGGCGACCGCGTGCGCTGGCGGGCGGACGGCGCGCTGGAGTCGCTGGGCAGGCTGGACGCGCAGGCCAAGATCCGCGGCTTCCGCATCGAGCCGGGGGAGGTGGAGGCCGCGCTGCGCCGCCACCCCGCCGTGCGCGACTGCGCCGTGGTGGTGCGCGAGGACGCGCCGGGTGACCGGCGGCTGGCGGCGTACGTGGTGGGCGGCGCGGACCCGGCGGCGCTGCGGGCCCACCTGCGGCGCACCCTTCCCGACTACATGGTGCCGGCGGCCATCGTCGCGCTGGACGCGCTGCCGATGACGCCCGGCGGCAAGCTGGACCGCCGCGCTCTTCCCGCGCCCGCCGCGGCGGCCCCGGCGGAGGGCGCCGTGGTCCCCGCCGGGGGGATGGAGGCGCGGATGGCCGCGGTGTGGCGCGAGGTGCTGGGCGTGGCGGCGGTGGGGATGGAGGACAACTTCTTTGACCTGGGCGGCCACTCGCTTCTGCTGGTGAAGCTGCAGGCCCGGGTGGCGGCGGAGTTCGGGGTGCAGGTGCCGGTGGTGGAATTGTTTCAGTTCCCCACGGCGCGGGCGCTGGCCGGCCGGCTGGCGCACGGGGCGGATGCAGGAGCGGTGGAAGAGGGCGGGGAGCGGGGCGGGGCGCGGCAGGCGGGGGTGAGCCGGCTGGAAGCGCGCCGGGCGGCGGGACGCGCCCGGCGGCCGTAG
- a CDS encoding formyl transferase, producing MMRVAVLCSDQPHHHYLVAALRGRFEVPAVVVEPGSARLDRLARRKAWREYGWAVYHGARRRYLGLDAYRAAQFPPSPGENRPAHVVPWINDPSVPEVIEACRPDVTVVMGTSILLWPVLQRLGPVVLNIHGGYLPWYRGNHCFFFALYAGDFDRIGTTIHFVNSGIDTGDVLAHVRPPMHPGDNAETLYCRAEKLAIHFLVRQLDEYEQTGILPRTAQPSAGRTFRTRDRKPHHDVWLWARRLAGSLNVPTRLCPEIVPATGRWRGPVGIRSAAEQAGGGARVPSDDEARGAV from the coding sequence ATGATGCGAGTCGCGGTGCTCTGCTCAGATCAACCGCACCACCACTACCTGGTCGCCGCGCTGCGCGGACGATTCGAGGTACCCGCGGTGGTGGTGGAACCCGGTTCCGCGCGGCTGGACCGTCTGGCCCGCCGAAAAGCCTGGCGGGAGTACGGGTGGGCGGTCTACCACGGCGCGAGGCGCAGGTATCTGGGGCTGGATGCCTATCGTGCCGCCCAGTTTCCGCCGTCCCCGGGAGAGAACCGGCCGGCTCACGTGGTCCCCTGGATTAACGACCCGTCCGTGCCCGAGGTCATCGAGGCGTGCCGGCCCGACGTCACCGTGGTGATGGGAACGTCCATCCTGCTCTGGCCCGTCCTGCAGCGGCTGGGGCCCGTGGTGTTGAACATCCATGGAGGGTACCTGCCCTGGTACCGGGGCAACCACTGCTTCTTCTTCGCGTTGTACGCCGGTGACTTCGACCGGATCGGCACCACGATCCACTTTGTGAACAGCGGCATCGACACAGGTGACGTGCTGGCGCACGTACGCCCGCCGATGCACCCCGGTGACAACGCTGAAACGCTGTACTGCCGCGCCGAAAAGCTCGCCATCCACTTTCTGGTGCGGCAACTGGACGAGTACGAGCAGACGGGCATTCTGCCGCGGACTGCCCAGCCGTCCGCGGGGCGGACCTTTCGCACCCGCGACCGGAAGCCGCACCACGACGTCTGGCTGTGGGCGCGGCGGCTGGCCGGGTCGCTGAACGTTCCCACGCGCCTGTGCCCGGAGATTGTGCCGGCGACCGGGCGATGGCGCGGGCCGGTGGGCATCCGGTCCGCCGCGGAACAGGCGGGTGGCGGCGCACGCGTCCCTTCTGACGATGAAGCGCGCGGCGCGGTCTGA